The following are encoded in a window of Arvicanthis niloticus isolate mArvNil1 chromosome 1, mArvNil1.pat.X, whole genome shotgun sequence genomic DNA:
- the Ckm gene encoding creatine kinase M-type, with protein sequence MPFGNTHNKFKLNYKPQEEYPDLSKHNNHMAKVLTPELYTKLRDKETPSGFTLDDVIQTGVDNPGHPFIMTVGCVAGDEESYTVFKDLFDPIIQDRHGGYKPTDKHKTDLNHENLKGGDDLDPNYVLSSRVRTGRSIKGYTLPPHCSRGERRAVEKLSVDALNSLTGEFKGKYYPLKSMTEQEQQQLIDDHFLFDKPVSPLLLASGMARDWPDARGIWHNDNKSFLVWVNEEDHLRVISMEKGGNMKEVFRRFCVGLQKIEEIFKKAGHPFMWNEHLGYVLTCPSNLGTGLRGGVHVKLANLSKHPKFEEILTRLRLQKRGTGGVDTAAVGAVFDISNADRLGSSEVEQVQLVVDGVKLMVEMEKKLEKGQSIDDMIPAQK encoded by the exons ATGCCGTTCGGCAACACCCACAACAAGTTCAAGCTGAACTACAAGCCGCAGGAGGAATACCCGGATCTCAGCAAACATAACAACCACATGGCCAAGGTGCTGACCCCTGAGCTCTACACTAAACTTCGAGATAAGGAGACCCCATCCGGCTTCACTCTAGATGATGTCATCCAGACTGGGGTGGACAACCCAG GTCACCCCTTCATCATGACGGTGGGCTGTGTGGCCGGCGATGAGGAGTCCTACACGGTCTTCAAGGATCTGTTTGACCCCATCATCCAGGACCGCCATGGCGGCTACAAACCTACAGACAAGCATAAGACCGACCTCAACCATGAGAACCTCAAG GGTGGAGACGACCTGGACCCCAACTACGTGCTGAGCAGCCGCGTGCGCACTGGTCGCAGCATCAAGGGCTACACTCTGCCCCCACACTGCTCCCGCGGAGAGCGCCGCGCAGTGGAGAAGCTGTCCGTGGACG CTCTCAACAGCCTGACAGGCGAGTTCAAGGGCAAATACTACCCTCTGAAGAGCATGACGGAGCAGGAACAGCAGCAGCTCATTGATGACCACTTCCTGTTTGACAAGCCCGTGTCACCTCTGCTGCTGGCCTCCGGCATGGCCCGAGACTGGCCCGATGCCCGGGGCATCTG GCACAACGACAACAAGAGCTTCCTGGTGTGGGTGAACGAGGAGGACCACCTCCGCGTGATCTCCATGGAGAAGGGAGGCAATATGAAGGAGGTTTTCCGCCGCTTCTGCGTGGGCTTGCAGAAG ATTGAGGAGATCTTCAAGAAGGCTGGTCACCCCTTCATGTGGAACGAGCACCTGGGTTACGTGCTCACCTGCCCCTCCAACCTGGGCACCGGGCTGCGCGGAGGCGTGCACGTGAAGCTGGCGAACCTGAGCAAGCACCCCAAGTTTGAGGAGATTCTCACCCGCCTTCGTCTGCAGAAGCGCGGCACAG GTGGCGTGGACACGGCTGCGGTGGGCGCCGTGTTCGACATCTCCAACGCCGATCGGCTGGGCTCCTCCGAGGTCGAACAGGTGCAGCTGGTGGTGGATGGCGTGAAGCTTATGGTGGAGATGGAGAAGAAGCTGGAGAAGGGCCAGTCCATCGACGACATGATCCCTGCGCAGAAGTAG